In Arcobacter sp. CECT 8983, the DNA window GGTCCTATCACTCAAAATGTAGAAGATGCTGCTATTTTATATGATATTATTTCAGGAAATGATCCAATGGATTCTACTTCTTCAAATATTGATTATGAAGCCGTTGCTCCAAAACTTGATGGAGATAGAAAATTAACAATTGCAGTTATTGATAGTTTTGTAGAACAAGCAAGTCCAGCTATTCAAGAAGGATATAAAAAAGCTATAAAAGCTTTTGAAGATGCAGGACATACAATTGTTCACAAAAATATGTTAGATACAAGTAAAATCCTTTCATCTTATTATATCGTTGCTACAGCAGAAGCTAGTGCGAACCTTTCAAGATTTGATGGTGTTAGATATGGAAATAGAAAAGGTGAGGGTGGATTAAAAGATATGTACACTCAAACAAAATCACAAGGATTTGGTGAAGAGGTACAAAAAAGAATTATGCTTGGTTCTTTTGTTTTAAGTTCTGGTTATTATGATGCATATTATATTAAAGCTCAAAAAGTTAGACATCTAATTAAAGATGAATATGAAGCAATTTTCAAAGATGCTGACTTAATCCTTTCTCCAGTAGCTCCAACAACAGCTCCTGAGTTTGGAAGCTTTAAAACATCACTTGAAATGTATTTAAGTGATATATATACTATTTCTGTAAACCTAGCAGGATTACCTGCAATTTCATTACCTGTTTCAAAAGATGAAACTGGTATGCCAGTTGGATTACAGTTAATTGGAAAAGCTTATGATGAGCAAACTGTGTTTGATGGTGCTTTAGCGTTAGAAAAAGCTGTAAATTATACAAAATAGATATTCAATAGGGGTTATTATGAGAATTAGAAAAAAAGCGTTAACATTTGAAGATGTTTTATTAGTACCAGCAAAATCTGAAGTACTACCAAAAGAAGTTTGTATTAAAACAAAATTAACAAAAAATATTGAATTGAATATTCCTTTTGTATCTGCTGCAATGGATACAGTAACTGAATACCAAGCTGCAATTGCTATGGCAAGACTTGGTGGTATTGGAATTATTCATAAAAACATGGATATAGAATCTCAAGTATTACAATGTAAAAAAGTTAAAAAAAGTGAGTCTGGAATGATTATTGACCCTGTAACAATTACTCCAACTCAAACTCTACAAGATGCAGAAGATATTATGGCATCTTATAAAATCTCTGGTGTTCCAGTTGTAGATGAAAATAATAAATTATTAGGTATTTTAACAAACAGAGATATGAGATTTACTAAAGATTATAGTGAATTAGTTAAAGATAAAATGACTGATATGCCTTTAATTACAGGAGTAGAAGGTACTACTTTAGAAGAAGCTGCTGATGTAATGCATAAAAATAAGATTGAAAAATTACCAATTATTGATAATGCAGGTTTCTTAAAAGGTCTTATTACAATTAAAGATATCAACAAAAAAAGAGAATATCCAAATGCAAGTAAAGATGAATTTGGAAGACTTAGAGTTGGTGCTGCAATTGGTGTAGGACAAATGGATAGAGCAACTGCACTTGTAGAAGCTGGTGTTGATGTTTTAGTTTTAGATTCAGCTCACGGACATTCAAAAGGTATCTTAGATAGTGTTAAAGCTATTAAAGCACAATTAGATGTAGATGTTATTGCTGGAAATGTTGCAACAGCTGAAGCAACTGCTGATTTAATTGCAGCAGGTGCTGATGCAGTTAAAGTAGGTATTGGACCTGGTTCTATTTGTACAACAAGAATCGTTGCAGGTGTTGGTGTTCCTCAGATCTCTGCTATTGATGAGTGTTCTGCTGAAGGTGCTAAACATGGTGTACCTGTTATTGCTGATGGTGGTATTAAATACTCTGGTGATGTTGCAAAAGCACTTGCCGTTGGTGCATCTGCTTGTATGATGGGTTCTGCATTAGCAGGAACTGATGAGTCTCCAGGTGAAGTAGTATTATTCCAAGGAAGAAAATTCAAAACTTATAGAGGAATGGGTTCTATTGGAGCTATGACTAAAGGAAGTAATGATAGATATTTCCAAGAAGGAACTGCTGCTGATAAACTTGTACCAGAAGGTATTGAAGGTAGAGTTGCTTATAGAGGAAGTATAAAAGATATTATTCATCAAATGGTTGGTGGATTAAGAGCTTCTATGGGTTACTTAGGATCTAAAGATATTCCTACATTCCAAGAGAAAGCTGAATTTGTAGAGATTACATCTGCTGGACTTAAAGAGTCTCATGTGCATGATGTAACTATTACGAATGAAGCTCCTAATTACCACGTTTAAAAGTGATGTTATAAACATCATCTTTTAAACTTATTCTGCGTTGAAGATTGATTTTTTATTCTCATGTACTTTGTGTACACTCCGAGAAAAAATCAATCTTCGCCTTGACTAAATCTAAAATCTACTATTTCTAACATCACTTTTAGATTCCATTGAGTTTTTTATCTGATATCAGTACACTTTGATAAGATATCAGATGATTTCTCAATATCTTAACAATCAGATCATTTAAAAAATTATATCCAATATAAATGACAGTAAAAAATATTACATATTGAAATATATTATTTTATATTTTATTAAAATATGCCTATTTATAGGATTTTATCTAACTTAATATTATAACATTGAAATGTATTCCTATTAAGTGATTTTATGGGCAATTAATATATAATGTATTACTAATAAATAGTTAGACAAATACAATAAAGTAAACTTCTTAAGTATATTTGATATAATATATATTAATATAAAACTTATAAGACTGCAAAAGGATAGAAAATATTAAATAAAATAATTTTATTAAATAGTGCAAAATATCATAAAGCAGTTATATCATTTGATGATGTAGATTCTATTCAGATTGTTGGTAAAAATAATATTGGTAAAACATCGCTAATTAGTGTATTGAATTTTTTATATATGCCAAATCAAAATGATTGGAACTTTGATCATAATCCACTGATGACATTAAAGTATTATTTTAAAAAGTTAGATAAAAACTATATCATTTTTGAAATATTTAAAAATAGTTACTTTTGTATTTTAATAAAAAGAAATGATAACAATAAACTTGAATATTATAAGATTAACTCTTCTTATGATGATATTGAAAATAGCTTTTTTGAAAAACGAGAAGATGGTAATCTTCTTTTAGATTTTGAAACGATACAATCTAATTTGATAGAAAATATAGAAGAGCTAGATTTAAATAAATTTAAAGCACTATTATACGGTAAATCAAAAAGAGAAAAAACTATTATTTGGTTAAACGATAATAGTACACAAAAAACATTTAGCAAAATTTATAAATATCTATTGAATACAAAGTTGATTTCTAATGAAAAAGTGAAAGAATCACTTTTAATAGCTGATAAAAAGCATGAAGAGATAAGAGAATTTACCACTAGTGACAATCAAAAGATAGAAGATATTAAAAGGCACCAAAATTATATTGGTAAGTTAAAAAGTATTAAAAAAGATTTTTTTGAATTTAAAGATAAGGTTGAAGAATATTATATTAAAAACGAGAACCTCAATAGTTTTTATCTAAGCTTCAATACTCTTTATAATGAAGAGTTTAATAGAGTTATTCAAGAAAAAAATACTTTAATACTAGCCGTGGAAAATACTCAATCAGAACAAATTAAACCACTTGAAAAAGAAAAATCTGATCTTGATATAAAATTTGGTACTTGCTTAGCAAATATACAAAGTGTAATAAAAAACCATACTAATAAAGAACAAGAAATATTAAAAATAGAAAAATATGATTCAATTGAATTATTACAAGCTTCATTACAAAATATCGAAACAGAAAAAAAGAACTTAGAATATGATTTATCCCAAATAGAAAGAGAGAACTATACTCAAGAAAAGATACAAGGACTTATATCTAAACAAAAAACAGATATAGATCAACTAGAAGCTCAAATAAATAACTTTGAAAACCTATTAATACACCATATCGCAGAAGATGAGAAAATAAAAAAAGTCATCAACAATGTAGTCTCTGATAAGATTTTAAATTTGGATAAAGAAAAAATTATCTCTATCATTAGAAGTGTAGATGAAAATATTTTAAATATTTTTGATGGAAAAATTGATATATCTAATATAAAAGAAAGAGATTTTATAACTATAGATAGTTTAAATACCCAATTACAAAAGACTAAAAAAGAGTTAGAAAAATATACATCTATACACACAAATATTCAAAATTTTAATGATAAACAAAATATATTAAAACAATTAGAAAAAGATATAAAAACTATAAACTCACAAATTGAAGAGATTGAAAAGTTACCAAAACTTAAAGAAGAGTTATTAAAGTTTGAAAACGAAAAGAAAAAATTAGAAGATGAAAAACAGGATATAGAAAAAGAGAAAGAAAAATTAAAAAAGCAAATTGAAGAAATTAAAGCTTCTATTGAAGAGAAAAATAAAACTATTAAAAACTATGAAGAGCGATTAAAAACTTTAGAGATTTACTATAAAGGTTTTGAGGATGAATTACAGAACTTGCAATTAAATTTTAAGGATGAAAAACCTGATAAATCAATTGATGATTTAGTCACTAATATAAAGACTTTGAAAACAACTTTATATACTTTAAAAAGTAAAAAAGATAGTGAATTTTTTAAATTAAAAAATATTTTACAAAAAGAACACTCTTACGAAAAGGAATTTATAAAAGAGATTGAAGAGGAGTTGTCTTCTATCAAAGATAGGCAAAACTCAATCGATACACTTATTGATTCTATAACCAATGATATTAGTAAACCTACTAGTGATTTTTTAAAACATTTGGAACAATTTGAAGGCTATATCTCATCCATAAATACCAAATTTAAAAAATATAAAATATCTGATTTAGAGTCAATCGAGATTAAACTTCATCCAAATAAAATTTTAATCAATGAATTAAAACTAATATCAAATATAGACAAAAACACTCTTTTTCAAGATGATTATAATCAAAAAATAGAGATTTTAAAAGAGTATATTGGTAAATCTAAGAAGTTTCATTTATCTGATCTATTTGATATAAATTTTATAATCAATGGGAATGTGGCAAACCTAAATAAACAAACTGAATCAAATGGAACGGATAGAATACTTAAAGTTACACTTTTTATTTTAATAATGAGAGATTTAATCGTTCAGGATAGTGATAATAAATTAGTAATTTATATAGATGAACTAGGTGAAGTTGATGATGATAATATTTATGAGCTAATTAAAAGATGTAAAGAAAATAACTTTATTCCAATATTTGCAGCCCCTGACAAAAAGCCACATATTGATAAATATTATGACTTGATCGAAGATAGCAGTACAAAAAAAATTACAGTTGATGATAGTAGGGCAATTTATGTCAAAGATAGAGTTTGAATTTTATACTAAATTAAAAAATAATCGAATGGCAAAAAAGCCAATTCCTACAACAATAAAGAACTCTTCTATTTTCAAAAGTTTAGTTAATTCAAAAATTATTGAGCCTATACAAAGGGGAAAAGGTTATATTAAAATATTAAATGAAAAAAAATTTAATGTATTTTATTTGAAAAAATTTCCAAACCCAGGTTGTGAAATAAAAACAGAAATTGATAATCAAAAAAAATTTAAAAATACAAAATCAACCCATATTGAAAAAGATAGAGTTATTTTTATTCGTGGATTTAAAGATATTGTAATTAATGATAAAAAGACAGATTTAAACCAAATTACATCTGAGCATAAGCTTTTTAGCACAATCTTACAAAACCTTACGACTCAAAAACTATGCTTTGTAGAAAACTTAGAGCCTTTTTTAAACATTGAAAAACTATTGGGGAAAGATTATATTTATGTTCACTTTTACGGTAGATTTCCAAAAAAAGAGATACTTGAAAAAATAGCGTGTGAAGAGTATTTGCATTTTGGGGATTATGATTTTGTAGGACTTAGTGAATATTTAAAAGCAAATACAGTTTATAAAAATGCCAAACTATATATCCCTGATAACTTTGAGCATTTATTTGATGAGTATTCAACCCCAAGAAAAAAGAAAGACACTATTTACAAAAATATAAAAGAAACACATAATCAAGAAGTGATTTATATAGTAAACAAAATTAAAAATAGCAATAAAATCTTAGAGCAGCAAATTATAATGGATAAGTTATGATTGATCCAAAAAAAATATTAAGATTTTTAGAAGAGTATTTTGATGAAATCAAAACTATATATAAAATTAATAAACAAAATGGGGTGATACTTAAAGAAGAGTGCGAAACTATTTTTAATAGTAGTAATGTATTGATTGATAACTTAATAGAATATGAGATAATCGAGCAAAGAGTTGATGATACTTTTACACTTAATGAAACTTATGGTGGTTTTATCTCTTTTTTACTAGATGATTTTTCTCTTGATATGCCAGAACAGATTGAAAAATATTATAAGTCATTGGATTCTTTATATAGAAAATTGAAAGTCTCAAACAATAAA includes these proteins:
- the gatA gene encoding Asp-tRNA(Asn)/Glu-tRNA(Gln) amidotransferase subunit GatA translates to MITLKEALKLNSDELKKLKEDLASKVKESNIGAYVEQLTNTDITDSSNGVPIAIKDNINVKNWEITCSSNILKGYKSPYNATVINKLEEAGLCAFGRTNMDEFAMGSSTESSCYGKTLNPIDNTKVPGGSSGGSAAAVAGGIAIAALGTDTGGSIRQPAAYCGVVGMKPTYGRVSRYGITAYSSSLDQCGPITQNVEDAAILYDIISGNDPMDSTSSNIDYEAVAPKLDGDRKLTIAVIDSFVEQASPAIQEGYKKAIKAFEDAGHTIVHKNMLDTSKILSSYYIVATAEASANLSRFDGVRYGNRKGEGGLKDMYTQTKSQGFGEEVQKRIMLGSFVLSSGYYDAYYIKAQKVRHLIKDEYEAIFKDADLILSPVAPTTAPEFGSFKTSLEMYLSDIYTISVNLAGLPAISLPVSKDETGMPVGLQLIGKAYDEQTVFDGALALEKAVNYTK
- the guaB gene encoding IMP dehydrogenase, coding for MRIRKKALTFEDVLLVPAKSEVLPKEVCIKTKLTKNIELNIPFVSAAMDTVTEYQAAIAMARLGGIGIIHKNMDIESQVLQCKKVKKSESGMIIDPVTITPTQTLQDAEDIMASYKISGVPVVDENNKLLGILTNRDMRFTKDYSELVKDKMTDMPLITGVEGTTLEEAADVMHKNKIEKLPIIDNAGFLKGLITIKDINKKREYPNASKDEFGRLRVGAAIGVGQMDRATALVEAGVDVLVLDSAHGHSKGILDSVKAIKAQLDVDVIAGNVATAEATADLIAAGADAVKVGIGPGSICTTRIVAGVGVPQISAIDECSAEGAKHGVPVIADGGIKYSGDVAKALAVGASACMMGSALAGTDESPGEVVLFQGRKFKTYRGMGSIGAMTKGSNDRYFQEGTAADKLVPEGIEGRVAYRGSIKDIIHQMVGGLRASMGYLGSKDIPTFQEKAEFVEITSAGLKESHVHDVTITNEAPNYHV